One genomic window of Punica granatum isolate Tunisia-2019 chromosome 1, ASM765513v2, whole genome shotgun sequence includes the following:
- the LOC116215502 gene encoding clathrin light chain 2-like — MAAFIGDDQRPGGSSRPFDDDGYVGYDPRLASQRYDSFSNFGPGSSPAYGSSEDLFGSQAAQEAPSQDPIFVGPGGFSPEQNGREFNGGFGAADGPILPPPADMQQEESFALREWRRLNAIRLEEKEKKEKEMLQQILNEAEEYKIEFYRKRSLAVENNKASNREKEKLFLASREKFHGEAEKNYWKAIAELIPNEVPTIEKRGKKDKEKKPSIVVIHGPKPGKPTDLSRMRQILLKLKHNTPAHMKPKPPEAPDAKKDAKDAKASSSAPPTGGTPAAPAPGAATAAAPSAAPEAVSTAHG; from the exons ATGGCGGCGTTCATCGGTGACGATCAACGGCCAGGAGGGTCCTCACGGCCCTTCGACGACGACGGCTACGTCGGATACGACCCGCGGCTCGCCTCCCAGCGGTATGACTCATTTTCCAACTTCGGACCCGGTTCGTCGCCGGCCTACGGATCATCTGAGGACTTGTTCGGGTCTCAGGCGGCTCAGGAAGCTCCCTCTCAAGATCCGATCTTCGTCGGACCCGGTGGATTCTCCCCGGAGCAGAACGGCCGTGAGTTCAACGGAGGTTTCGGTGCAGCTGATGGTCCGATCCTGCCTCCTCCGGCGGACATGCAGCAGGAGGAAAGCTTCGCTTTGAGAGAGTGGAGGAG GCTGAATGCGATTAGGCTggaagagaaggagaagaaggagaaggagatgcTGCAGCAGATACTCAACGAAGCGGAGGAGTACAAGATCGAGTTCTACCGAAAGCGCAGCTTGGCCGTCGAGAACAACAAGGCCTCTAacagagagaaggagaag TTGTTTCTTGCAAGCCGTGAGAAGTTCCACGGGGAAGCTGAGAAGAACTACTGGAAGGCGATCGCTGAACTCATACCCAATGAGGTTCCGACCATAGAGAAACGGGGGAAGAAGGACAAGGAGAAGAAGCCTTCCATCGTCGTGATCCACGGGCCCAAACCCGGTAAGCCTACTGATCTCTCCAGGATGCGCCAGATCCTCCTCAAGCTTAAGCACAATACTCCTGCCCACATGAAGCCTAAGCCCCCCGAGGCACCCGATGCTAAGAAAGATGCAAAAGATGCGAAGGCAAGCAGCAGTGCTCCTCCTACCGGTGGGACCCCAGCTGCACCTGCTCCAGGAGCTGCTACTGCTGCTGCACCCTCGGCAGCTCCAGAAGCTGTATCCACTGCCCATGGGTAG
- the LOC116215481 gene encoding putative serine/threonine-protein kinase isoform X2 translates to MSFGCFGWLQCCRDKNDAAQSQGDVIAPNNVRLFSYNSLRSATEYFQPSSKIGGGGFGVVYKGVLRDGTQVAIKCLSAESKQGTNEFLTEINTISNIRHPNLVQLIGCCVEGSHRILVYEYLENNSLASVLLGSKSKEVLLDWPRRAAICVGTALGLAFLHEEAEPPIVHRDIKASNILLDGNFNPKIGDFGLAKLFPDNVTHLSTRVAGTIGYLAPEYALLRQLTRKADVYSFGVLILEIVSGKSSSKAAFGEDMMVLVEWTWKLREEERLLELVDSELPYYPENEVLRFIIVGLFCTQAASNQRPTMKQVVEMLTKKVHLNQKALTEPGVYRAHPSRRSGVGALSEASSSQARKGKQSINPNVTAAQTSYEGVSEVIPR, encoded by the exons ATGAGTTTTGGATGCTTTGGTTGGTTGCAATGCTGCAGAGACAAGAATGATGCTGCTCAGTCTCAGGGTGATG TGATTGCCCCCAACAATGTGAGGCTCTTTAGTTACAATTCTCTGCGATCAGCAACCGAATACTTCCAACCATCGAGCAAAATAGGCGGAGGCGGCTTTGGAGTTGTCTACAAG GGTGTGCTGAGAGATGGGACTCAAGTCGCTATCAAGTGCCTCTCGGCAGAATCTAAGCAAGGAACGAATGAGTTCTTGACTGAGATCAACACGATCTCAAATATACGACACCCAAACCTTGTTCAGCTCATTGGTTGCTGCGTGGAGGGAAGTCACCGAATCCTGGTctacgagtacctcgagaacaACAGTCTCGCAAGTGTTTTACTTG GTTCGAAAAGTAAAGAGGTCCTCCTGGACTGGCCTAGAAGAGCTGCCATTTGTGTGGGGACAGCTCTAGGCCTCGCATTCCTCCACGAAGAAGCCGAACCTCCAATAGTCCATAGGGATATCAAGGCCAGCAACATACTTCTTGATGGGAACTTCAACCCTAAAATTGGGGATTTTGGGCTCGCAAAACTGTTCCCCGACAATGTAACTCACCTTAGCACTCGTGTGGCAGGAACAAT AGGCTATCTTGCACCAGAATACGCTCTCTTGAGGCAGCTGACCAGGAAGGCAGATGTGTACAGCTTTGGGGTTCTTATTCTCGAAATAGTTAGCGGCAAAAGCAGCAGCAAGGCTGCATTTGGAGAGGACATGATGGTCTTGGTCGAATGG ACATGGAAGttgagagaggaagagagactTTTGGAGCTGGTTGACTCCGAGCTTCCGTATTACCCAGAAAACGAAGTCTTGCGTTTCATTATAGTTGGGCTTTTCTGCACCCAGGCAGCCTCCAATCAGAGGCCCACCATGAAACAAGTGGTGGAGATGCTCACCAAGAAGGTTCACCTCAACCAGAAGGCACTTACTGAGCCCGGAGTGTACCGGGCTCACCCATCTCGAAGATCAGGCGTTGGTGCTCTCTCGGAAGCATCTTCTTCTCAAGCCAGAAAGGGGAAGCAGTCGATTAACCCGAATGTGACAGCAGCCCAGACCAGCTACGAGGGTGTATCAGAAGTGATTCCAAGGTAG
- the LOC116192649 gene encoding endochitinase A-like isoform X1, producing the protein MVMKEAAEELALFLEMRRREHEIEGNGIGLLPSSDKVNAPLGLNPLSTPISKTLSLDRKMGADEFLNLGNDKNDLLWLLSPPGSPLLNTVKPEECDPLNSRILNSTARPTTPTSSQVPNVQPDPASKKPTESKNSSLPCESKSSINSSKKSSSSGLLSSTNRRASTPAGRPTVPATTKPSRSSTPSRVATRPSSTKPVGPSATAPRSSTPTRFAARSSTPTRRSSSPAPNSTSKQSVPGVQSSVQSSTSSVVAPKGQVRSSSAIKSRAAVPRAATPPSSTAPSSDPRPCKPSAGASPFVNNKNLKSSLPRRPVSASKVRPSASLNDKSFPPIKSRRPLNENDDVNPVMMGTKMVERIVNMRKLAPPKQDAHLGPHENLSSNHSSSMESSGFGRSLSKKSLDMAMRHMDIRGSIPGKVNRVRTGPSKSHNTGILDSPLATSSNASSDLVSVNSNSTSIDGSEAEDNALGTAKVSPVIVQGR; encoded by the exons ATGGTGATGAAGGAGGCAGCTGAAGAGTTGGCTCTGTTCCTCGAGATGCGGAGACGCGAGCATGAGATCGAGGGAAATGGGATTGGGCTTCTCCCGAGCTCAGACAAAGTCAATGCTCCTCTAG GGTTGAATCCTCTGAGCACCCCGATATCGAAGACATTGTCCTTGGACCGCAAGATGGGGGCAGACGAGTTCTTAAACTTGGGGAATGACAAGAATGATCTCCTTTG GCTTCTTTCACCACCTGGCTCTCCCCTTCTTAATACCGTGAAGCCTGAGGAATGCGACCCTTTGAACTCCCGGATCTTGAACTCCACTGCCCGCCCCACTACTCCAACATCATCA CAGGTTCCAAATGTCCAGCCTGACCCTGCATCAAAGAAACCAACTGAATCTAAGAATTCAAGTTTGCCTTGCGAGTCCAAGTCCTCCATTAACAGTAGTAAAAAGTCTTCCTCTTCAGGCTTGCTCTCATCAACTAACCGTAGAGCTTCAACCCCAGCAGGAAGGCCCACGGTGCCTGCAACAACTAAGCCCTCGAGATCATCCACGCCTTCAAGGGTTGCAACTCGGCCTTCTTCCACTAAGCCTGTGGGACCATCTGCAACTGCTCCTAGATCTTCCACTCCTACTCGGTTCGCTGCACGCTCCTCAACACCTACTCGCCGCTCCTCCTCCCCAGCTCCAAATTCAACATCAAAACAATCAGTTCCTGGTGTTCAGTCATCGGTTCAGTCAAGCACGAGCTCTGTGGTGGCTCCAAAAGGTCAAGTTCGGTCTTCTTCGGCTATAAAGTCCCGCGCTGCTGTGCCTAGGGCTGCCACGCCACCAAGTAGTACAGCTCCAAGTTCAGATCCTAGGCCATGTAAACCTTCTGCTGGAGCCAGTCCCTTTGTCAATAATAAGAATCTGAAGTCATCTTTACCTCGGAGGCCTGTTTCTGCCTCCAAGGTTAGACCAAGTGCATCCTTAAATGACAAATCTTTTCCTCCGATCAAGAGCCGAAGACCCTTGAATGAAAATGATGACGTGAACCCCGTTATGATGGGAACGAAGATGGTAGAGAGGATTGTAAACATGAGAAAACTGGCACCACCAAAGCAAGATGCCCATCTTGGGCCCCATGAAAATCTTTCCAGTAATCATTCCTCGTCCATGGAGAGTTCGGGTTTCGGAAGGTCACTCTCAAAGAAATCTTTGGATATGGCCATGAGACATATG GACATTAGAGGAAGCATTCCAGGTAAAGTAAACAGGGTGAGAACTGGACCCTCAAAGAGCCACAATACTGGTATTTTGGACTCTCCCCTAGCCACAAGCAGCAACGCGAGCTCCGACCTTGTAAGCGTGAACAGCAACTCCACAAGCATAGATGGCAGCGAAGCCGAGGACAATGCTCTCGGGACAGCGAAAGTTTCTCCTGTAATTGTGCAAGGTCGGTGA
- the LOC116192650 gene encoding protein yippee-like At3g08990: protein MGRLFVITLDGNFYCCKFCNTHLALVDDIMSKSFHCRHGRAYLFDRVVNITMGDSEERMMITGMHTVADIFCVGCGSIVGWKYEAAHEKSQKYKEGKFILERFKVLGPEEGNYAGEEAPAAGSDTDEA from the exons ATGGGGAGGCTTTTCGTGATCACATTGGATGGGAACTTCTACTGCTGCAAATTCTGTAACACGCACCTCGCTCTCGTCGACGACATCATGTCCAAG TCTTTCCACTGCAGGCATGGAAGGGCTTATCTCTTTGACAGAGT GGTGAACATAACAATGGGCGACAGCGAGGAGAGAATGATGATAACAGGAATGCACACAGTAGCAGACATATTCTGTGTTGGGTGTGGCTCGATTGTGGGGTGGAAATAT GAGGCTGCTCATGAGAAGAGCCAAAAGTACAAGGAAGGAAAATTCATACTCGAAAG GTTTAAGGTGCTGGGCCCGGAAGAAGGCAATTACGCTGGGGAGGAAGCTCCAGCAGCTGGGAGCGATACTGATGAGGCTTAG
- the LOC116193310 gene encoding E3 ubiquitin-protein ligase AIRP2, translating to MLKSFKDSLKALEADIQFANTLASDYPQAYGGGCLQMRLSYSPAAHFLLFLVQWTDCRLAGTLGLLKILIYKAYVDGKTTMYVHERRATIREFYAVIFPSLLQLHGGITDVEERKQKEVCATKYTRKDEADKGKLSVADLEREEECGICMKISSKIVLPNCCHSLCMRCYRDWLSRSQSCPFCRDSLKRVNSGDLWIYTTNGDVADLSSIARENMKRLVLYIEKLPVIVPDPLCVSSQQYSHFR from the exons ATGTTGAAATCGTTCAAGGATTCCCTCAAAGCCCTCGAAGCTGATATTCAGTTCGCTAATACCCT GGCTTCAGACTACCCGCAAGCATACGGTGGCGGCTGCCTTCAGATGAGACTGTCCTACAGTCCCGCAGCTCATTTTCTGCTCTTTCTCGTTCAGTGGACTGATTGTCGGCTTGCTGGTACCTTAGGACTGCTTAAGATTCTTATTTATAAG GCCTATGTGGATGGTAAGACTACCATGTATGTTCACGAACGGAGAGCGACCATTAGGGAGTTCTATG CTGTAATATTTCCCTCACTGCTGCAACTTCACGGAGGGATTACTGATGTGGAGGAGAGGAAACAGAAAGAAGTCTGCGCTACGAAGTACACGAGAAAGGACGAGGCCGATAAAGGGAAGCTCTCTGTAGCCGATCTAGAGCGGGAAGAGGAGTGTGGCATTTGTATGAAGATTAGCTCGAAGATCGTGCTCCCTAATTGCTGCCATTCTCTGTGCATGAGGTGTTACAGGGACTG GCTATCAAGGTCCCAATCGTGCCCATTTTGTCGGGACAGTCTCAAGAGAGTAAACTCCGGTGACCTGTGGATATACACAACCAATGGTGATGTAGCTGACCTGTCTTCTATCGCAAGGGAGAACATGAAGAGACTTGTCCTGTACATTGAGAAGCTGCCCGTCATTGTCCCCGATCCCCTCTGCGTCTCGTCTCAGCAGTACTCTCATTTTAGGTGA
- the LOC116192649 gene encoding endochitinase A-like isoform X2, with translation MVMKEAAEELALFLEMRRREHEIEGNGIGLLPSSDKVNAPLGLNPLSTPISKTLSLDRKMGADEFLNLGNDKNDLLWLLSPPGSPLLNTVKPEECDPLNSRILNSTARPTTPTSSVPNVQPDPASKKPTESKNSSLPCESKSSINSSKKSSSSGLLSSTNRRASTPAGRPTVPATTKPSRSSTPSRVATRPSSTKPVGPSATAPRSSTPTRFAARSSTPTRRSSSPAPNSTSKQSVPGVQSSVQSSTSSVVAPKGQVRSSSAIKSRAAVPRAATPPSSTAPSSDPRPCKPSAGASPFVNNKNLKSSLPRRPVSASKVRPSASLNDKSFPPIKSRRPLNENDDVNPVMMGTKMVERIVNMRKLAPPKQDAHLGPHENLSSNHSSSMESSGFGRSLSKKSLDMAMRHMDIRGSIPGKVNRVRTGPSKSHNTGILDSPLATSSNASSDLVSVNSNSTSIDGSEAEDNALGTAKVSPVIVQGR, from the exons ATGGTGATGAAGGAGGCAGCTGAAGAGTTGGCTCTGTTCCTCGAGATGCGGAGACGCGAGCATGAGATCGAGGGAAATGGGATTGGGCTTCTCCCGAGCTCAGACAAAGTCAATGCTCCTCTAG GGTTGAATCCTCTGAGCACCCCGATATCGAAGACATTGTCCTTGGACCGCAAGATGGGGGCAGACGAGTTCTTAAACTTGGGGAATGACAAGAATGATCTCCTTTG GCTTCTTTCACCACCTGGCTCTCCCCTTCTTAATACCGTGAAGCCTGAGGAATGCGACCCTTTGAACTCCCGGATCTTGAACTCCACTGCCCGCCCCACTACTCCAACATCATCA GTTCCAAATGTCCAGCCTGACCCTGCATCAAAGAAACCAACTGAATCTAAGAATTCAAGTTTGCCTTGCGAGTCCAAGTCCTCCATTAACAGTAGTAAAAAGTCTTCCTCTTCAGGCTTGCTCTCATCAACTAACCGTAGAGCTTCAACCCCAGCAGGAAGGCCCACGGTGCCTGCAACAACTAAGCCCTCGAGATCATCCACGCCTTCAAGGGTTGCAACTCGGCCTTCTTCCACTAAGCCTGTGGGACCATCTGCAACTGCTCCTAGATCTTCCACTCCTACTCGGTTCGCTGCACGCTCCTCAACACCTACTCGCCGCTCCTCCTCCCCAGCTCCAAATTCAACATCAAAACAATCAGTTCCTGGTGTTCAGTCATCGGTTCAGTCAAGCACGAGCTCTGTGGTGGCTCCAAAAGGTCAAGTTCGGTCTTCTTCGGCTATAAAGTCCCGCGCTGCTGTGCCTAGGGCTGCCACGCCACCAAGTAGTACAGCTCCAAGTTCAGATCCTAGGCCATGTAAACCTTCTGCTGGAGCCAGTCCCTTTGTCAATAATAAGAATCTGAAGTCATCTTTACCTCGGAGGCCTGTTTCTGCCTCCAAGGTTAGACCAAGTGCATCCTTAAATGACAAATCTTTTCCTCCGATCAAGAGCCGAAGACCCTTGAATGAAAATGATGACGTGAACCCCGTTATGATGGGAACGAAGATGGTAGAGAGGATTGTAAACATGAGAAAACTGGCACCACCAAAGCAAGATGCCCATCTTGGGCCCCATGAAAATCTTTCCAGTAATCATTCCTCGTCCATGGAGAGTTCGGGTTTCGGAAGGTCACTCTCAAAGAAATCTTTGGATATGGCCATGAGACATATG GACATTAGAGGAAGCATTCCAGGTAAAGTAAACAGGGTGAGAACTGGACCCTCAAAGAGCCACAATACTGGTATTTTGGACTCTCCCCTAGCCACAAGCAGCAACGCGAGCTCCGACCTTGTAAGCGTGAACAGCAACTCCACAAGCATAGATGGCAGCGAAGCCGAGGACAATGCTCTCGGGACAGCGAAAGTTTCTCCTGTAATTGTGCAAGGTCGGTGA
- the LOC116215481 gene encoding putative serine/threonine-protein kinase isoform X1, with protein MSFGCFGWLQCCRDKNDAAQSQGDVIAPNNVRLFSYNSLRSATEYFQPSSKIGGGGFGVVYKGVLRDGTQVAIKCLSAESKQGTNEFLTEINTISNIRHPNLVQLIGCCVEGSHRILVYEYLENNSLASVLLGSKSKEVLLDWPRRAAICVGTALGLAFLHEEAEPPIVHRDIKASNILLDGNFNPKIGDFGLAKLFPDNVTHLSTRVAGTIGYLAPEYALLRQLTRKADVYSFGVLILEIVSGKSSSKAAFGEDMMVLVEWTWKLREEERLLELVDSELPYYPENEVLRFIIVGLFCTQAASNQRPTMKQVVEMLTKKVHLNQKALTEPGVYRAHPSRRSGVGALSEASSSQARKGKQSINPNVTAAQTSYEGVSEVIPREIAAEVWKLQTAKTTYQKHEMQEQ; from the exons ATGAGTTTTGGATGCTTTGGTTGGTTGCAATGCTGCAGAGACAAGAATGATGCTGCTCAGTCTCAGGGTGATG TGATTGCCCCCAACAATGTGAGGCTCTTTAGTTACAATTCTCTGCGATCAGCAACCGAATACTTCCAACCATCGAGCAAAATAGGCGGAGGCGGCTTTGGAGTTGTCTACAAG GGTGTGCTGAGAGATGGGACTCAAGTCGCTATCAAGTGCCTCTCGGCAGAATCTAAGCAAGGAACGAATGAGTTCTTGACTGAGATCAACACGATCTCAAATATACGACACCCAAACCTTGTTCAGCTCATTGGTTGCTGCGTGGAGGGAAGTCACCGAATCCTGGTctacgagtacctcgagaacaACAGTCTCGCAAGTGTTTTACTTG GTTCGAAAAGTAAAGAGGTCCTCCTGGACTGGCCTAGAAGAGCTGCCATTTGTGTGGGGACAGCTCTAGGCCTCGCATTCCTCCACGAAGAAGCCGAACCTCCAATAGTCCATAGGGATATCAAGGCCAGCAACATACTTCTTGATGGGAACTTCAACCCTAAAATTGGGGATTTTGGGCTCGCAAAACTGTTCCCCGACAATGTAACTCACCTTAGCACTCGTGTGGCAGGAACAAT AGGCTATCTTGCACCAGAATACGCTCTCTTGAGGCAGCTGACCAGGAAGGCAGATGTGTACAGCTTTGGGGTTCTTATTCTCGAAATAGTTAGCGGCAAAAGCAGCAGCAAGGCTGCATTTGGAGAGGACATGATGGTCTTGGTCGAATGG ACATGGAAGttgagagaggaagagagactTTTGGAGCTGGTTGACTCCGAGCTTCCGTATTACCCAGAAAACGAAGTCTTGCGTTTCATTATAGTTGGGCTTTTCTGCACCCAGGCAGCCTCCAATCAGAGGCCCACCATGAAACAAGTGGTGGAGATGCTCACCAAGAAGGTTCACCTCAACCAGAAGGCACTTACTGAGCCCGGAGTGTACCGGGCTCACCCATCTCGAAGATCAGGCGTTGGTGCTCTCTCGGAAGCATCTTCTTCTCAAGCCAGAAAGGGGAAGCAGTCGATTAACCCGAATGTGACAGCAGCCCAGACCAGCTACGAGGGTGTATCAGAAGTGATTCCAAG AGAAATTGCTGCAGAAGTGTGGAAGCTGCAAACAGCCAAGACTACGTACCAGAAACATGAAATGCAAGAGCAATAG
- the LOC116209486 gene encoding mitochondrial inner membrane protease subunit 2: protein MSARSSLWNTAKKCVTIGLIGVTVKDRYVSIAAVRGGSMSPSLNPVTDEVSGSRVSTFDDYVLVEKFCLGRYRFSHGDVVIFTSPTNHKERHIKRIIGLPGDWVGISHIDDVMRVPEGHCWVEGDNLLSSLDSRSLGPIPLGLIRGRVTHVVWPPSRIGRVKREIRQPTVPSY, encoded by the exons ATGAGTGCTCGGAGCAGCCTATGGAACACCGCCAAGAAGTGTGTAACGATCGGATTGATAGGCGTCACAGTTAAGGATCGATACGTTAGCATCGCCGCGGTTCGAGGTGGCTCCATGTCTCCTTCGCTCAATCCGGTGACGGATGAGGTTTCTGGCAGTCGAGTATCGACGTTCG ATGACTATGTGTTGGTGGAGAAGTTCTGCCTCGGCAGGTACAGGTTTTCGCATGGCGATGTGGTGATCTTCAC GTCGCCAACAAATCACAAGGAGAGGCACATAAAGCGGATAATAGGATTACCAGGCGACTGGGTCGGGATTTCCCACATTGATGATGTGATGAGGGTTCCAGAAGGACATTGTTGGGTCGAAGGAGATAATTTACTTTCTAGCTTGGATTCAAGGTCCCTGGGCCCG ATTCCTTTGGGTCTGATTCGTGGAAGAGTAACCCACGTGGTGTGGCCTCCTTCGAGAATAGGTCGGGTCAAGAGGGAAATTCGCCAACCCACAGTTCCTTCCTACTAG